In Campylobacter sp., the DNA window GGCAAAATTTATACCGAAAAGGCGCAGCCAAAATTTAGTGATCTTGAGCCACTCCTGCTTACCGGTCGCGACATACAGGCTCTCCATAAACGCCACGATAAAGCTAAGCCCCAGCGTTAGGGGCACGAAAAGAAAGTGATAAAGCGCCGTGAGCGCAAACTGCGCCCTCGACCAATCCACGCTAGCAAGCTCTTGCATTCCTACTCCTTAGTCAAATTTTTATAGATGAAATCGATTTTTTCTTGATCGGTTTTAAATTTAGAATCCAAGTTTTCGTCGAAAATGAAAAATTTCAGTAGCACAAAAATTATAAATAGCTTGATCAAAATCACCGCCCATAGCGTTTTACCAAGCTTCATCGAAGCAAATCCCTGCGCGTAAAATTTTAAAATTTTGCCGAAAAACATCAAATTTTAACCTTTAGCAATTATTAGTTTATATTTTTTATTGTATAATAATTAATTAAAATTTAGCTTTAAATTTTGAAATTTTGGTAGCAATTTTATCTTTTTAATAAACGCCTCGGTCTTGCGCGATCTTGCTCAAGTAAGTTTTATGGTATAATTCACAAACAATCACATTTTACTTAAACTGCACAAAATTTTAGAATAGAACATATCAAGAAGCAAGTAGAAAAATATGCGAGGTTTTGCCAAGCATCTTTGTGCCTAATTCGTAGCGATTTTTAATAGAATTTTTTGTAGGCAAATTAACACGGCTCGGCTGAAAGCAGACGTAAGAATTTTAAAATCAAACGCCCAAAGCTACACGATATAAAATTTAAGAACGGATAATTAACTCGACGCAAAATTTAAAGCATTTCGTTGGGCTGGGCGGATAATTGAAAAGCCTAAGAGCCGATTTAGCGTAAATTTGCAGCACGGCTCATCAGCGCTACAATCTCCGCTAAGTCGAATTTACCACCGAAAAAGAGATTGAAAGCAAGTGCGCCCTGATTTACAAGCATCTCCTTGCCGTCTTTTGCGGGCAGATTTTTTGCACGCGCGGCTTGCAAAAACGGAGTCTGCTTGCCGTAGATAGCGTCAAAAGCAAATTTCGCGCGGGATAAAATTTCATCTATTACTCCCTCGGGCGCTGGTAGCGCGTCATCTTTGAGACCCGCGCCGGTGGCATTGACGATAAGATCGTAGTCTTTGGATTTGAAATTTTCATAGGTAAAAAATTCCTCGCAGCCGAAGTTAAAATCCTTTGTGCTGCGATTTAGGATGTCAAATTTCACGCCGTTTTTGCCTAGTGCGTAGCCGATCGCTCGCGTCGTGCCGCCTGCGCCTAAAATAAGCGCGTTGCGAATCTCGCCAAAATCCAAGATCGCGCAGAAAAACCCCTGGGCGTCGGTGTTAAAGCCGTGCAGCGCACTGCCTTTTAGCACCAGCGTATTTACCGAGCCGATCCTTTGCGCCGCCTCGCTTAGGACATCGCAGGCTTTGAGCGCGTCGAGCTTAAAAGGCACGGTCACGTTCGCACCCGTAAGCCTTAAAGCTTCAAATTTAGCTCGCAGTTCCTCGCCGCGCTGCAGCAAAACTCGCCCATAGTAGGCGTTTAGGGCTAGAAATTTTATAGTGTAATTATGAAGTAGCGGCGAGAGGGAGTGGGCGATCGGGTTGCCGAAAACCGCGAATCTGTCCACTATTTCACTCGGTAGATATACGCTCCGCTATTGATGCTGCGCATATCGCTAAGCGCCTTTTGTAGCGCCTCGCCCTCAAAAGGTCCAACTAAAATTTTAGTCACACTCTTACTGCCGACGTGAGTTTGCAGCGCAATTGGGCTGTAGCCTTTTTTGGTGATTTTTTTGGTATCAGACCCGTTTGGATCGTAGGCATTGGATGCGAAAACCTGCACATAACTGCCGTTTGCCACGCTGGTGCTGGTGCTCTTTGCTGCAACGCCAGCCTTTACGCTCTCGCTTTTAGACTCTGGTTTGCTAGCTTCTTTTTTAGACTCAGGTTTTGCTGGCTCTTTTTTGGCCTCAGATTTAGCATGTTCCTTTTTAGCTTCCGTTTTTGAAGGCTCTTTTTTAACTTCTGTTTTTGCTTGTTTTTCAGGTTCTTTTTTAGGCTCTACTTTCTGCTCGACTTTTCTAATTTCGGTTTTAGAAGGTTCTTTTTTTATCTCGTCTTTTGCAGACTCTTTTTTAGGCTCGGACTTTTTTACGTCAGTTTTTTCAGGTTTTTTAGCTTCGTCTTTAGGCTCAATCTTTTTACTTTCTATTTTAACTTCGGATTTTTTTGGCTCTTCTTTGATTTCGGGCTTTTGGATTTCTACTTTCTGTGCTTCAGGCTGAGCGCTTGCGACGACCTTGCTTTCGGAATTAGGCTCTTGGGTTTTTATCTCTACTTTGGTTGGAGCTGCAGATGCTGTATTGGGTTCTGATTTCACCTCTACAGGCTCAGGCTGCGAAGGCTCAGGTTTTTGAACTTGTACGGCAGGTTTTTGCTCCGCTTTGGCAAGCTCTTCTTCACTAGGCATAGTAAGACCTGCGTTAGTATCAATATCGTCTTTATTAATAGCCTTCATTATGATTAAAATGATTAAGAATAAAACTACGACGCCGGCTGCGACGGTAAGACCCTTTTTCAAATTCGCGTTCTTATCGACATTGCCGCTATTTATCACTATATCGTCTATGCTGCTCATATCGAAATTTTTATCGTTCATACTCTCTCCTAAGATTATTATTTACTTCGTAAATTCTACCACGCAAAATTTACGAAATAAATAATTCGGGTAAGCTTACCCGAATTTATTAAATTTAATACATCGCGCGGTCGTAGATGATAAAGCGGTGCGCCAAATCCCGCACTTCCTCTTTGACCTGCGCCTGAAGCTTGGAATTTGAGATATCGCTTAGTACGTCGGCGATTTTATTTCCGATAAACTCAAATTCTTTCTCCTTCATTCCGCGCGCGGTAAGTGCGGGGCTGCCGACGCGGATACCACTGGTGACGAACGGGCTGCGCGTCTCGCCCGGTACGGTGTTTTTATTCGTCGTAATACCTGCATTTTCAAGCGCGGCACTAGCGTCCTTGCCGCTAAAATCTCTATTTAAAAAGCTCATTAAAATCAGATGATTATCGGTGCCGCCGCTTACTAGATCAAAGCCGCGCCCAACCAGCGTCTCGCCCAAAACTCTAGCGTTTGCCTTGACCTGCTTGGCGTAGACCTTCCACTCGGGGCTTAGATTGTGTTTAAAGCCCACCGCCTTAGCGGCGATGACGTGCATTAGCGGGCCGCCCTGGATACCCGGGAAGATCGCCGAGTTAATCTTTTTAGCAAATTCTTCGTCGTTAGTCATTATGATGCCGCCGCGCGGACCGCGAAGCGTTTTATGCGTGGTCGAGCTTACGACGTGGCAGTGCGGAAACGGATTAGTATGTTCGCCTGCGACGACTAGCCCTGCGACATGCGCTACGTCGGCGAAAAGAAAAGCGCCCACGCTATCTGCGATCTGTCTAAATTTAGCAAAATCTATCTCGCGCGTATAGGCGCTCGCACCGCAAACGATCATCTTCGGCTTTACGATTTGAGCGATCTCAAGCACCTTATCATAGTTTATGCGGCCGTCGAGCTCTACGCCGTATTCGAAGCTCTCATACATCTTTCCGCTGCTTGAAACCTTCGCGCCGTGCGTCAAATGTCCGCCGTGGCTAAGCGCCATGCCTAAAATTTTATCGCCCGGTTTCAAAAATGCGGCATAGACGCCTTGGTTGGCTTGGCTGCCGCTATTTGGCTGGACGTTTGCGAACTCACAGCCGAAGAGCTTTTTGCAGCGATCGATCGCGATCTGCTCGATCTCATCTACGAACTCGCAACCGCCGTAGTAGCGCTTGCCTGGATAGCCCTCGGCGTATTTGTTCGTTAGCACCGAGCCCATAGCCTCCATCACCTCGGGATAGGTGAAATTTTCGCTCGCGATCATCTCCAAATAATCGCACTGGCGCGCAAGCTCTTTGTTGGTTAAACTAAAAATTTCATTATCGAATTTTTCTAAATTTGACACGTTCACTCCTTCTCTAAATTTAGCGGCCTCATCGCAGGGAACAAAATCACGTCGCGGATCGACTTTTTATTCAGCAAAATCATCGCCAAGCGATCGATTCCAAGCCCCCAGCCGGTAGTCGGTGGCATCGCGTAGCTAAGCGCGCGGACGTAATCCTCGTCCATCTCGTGAGCTTCGTCGTCGCCCGCGTTTTTAGCGTCGATTTGCGCCTTAAATCTGGCGTATTGATCGAGCGGATCGTTCAGCTCGTTAAAGGCGTTGGCTAGCTCCTTGCCTGCGATGTAAAGCTCAAATCTTTCGGCTATCTGCGGATTTTCGTCGCTTCTGCGCGAAAGCGGGCTGATCGAGATCGGAAAATCCACGATGAAGGTCGGATTTATGAGCTTAGCTTCTACGTAATTATCAAAAAGTTCGCTCTGCAGGTGGCCTAGATCGAGCTTTTCATTGACTTCAAACCTATCCTCTTTGAGTTTAGCGATGATCTTTTCGCGATCATTTACGATCTGCGGCTCGATGCCGCCTATCTGAGTAAGCGCATCGAGATACTTTATGCGCGCAAAAGGCTTTGAAAAATCGATCTCGCGCTCATCGTAGGTTAAAATTTCGCCTAGCCCGAGCCTCTTAAATAGCGCTTTAAATAGCTCCTCGGTTAGGTTCATCGCGTCGTTATAATCATGCCACGCCCAGTAGAATTCTATGCTTGTAAATTCCGGATTGTGCGTCAGGTCCATACCCTCGTTGCGGAAGTTTCGGTTGATCTCAAAGACCGCCTCCATGCCGCCTACGACGAGACGCTTGAGATACAGCTCCGGCGCGATACGCAGATAACGATCGACGTCGAGGGCGTTGTGGTGCGTGATAAATGGCTTAGCGTTCGCGCCGCCTGCGATTGGGTGCATCATCGGCGTTTCGACCTCTAAAAATCCATGCTTTTCAAAAAAGCTGCGGATCTCGCTAACGATGATCGAGCGCTTGATAAAATCCTCGCGGACCTCGGGGTTCATTATCATATCAAGATATCTTTGGCGGTAGCGCATCTCGATATCGACAAGGCCGTGAAATTTCTCCGGAAGCGGGCAGATCGCTTTGGATGCAAGCGTTATTTTACTAGCATGGATCGAAAACTCGCCCGTTTGGGTGACGAAAGCGTATCCGCGCACCAAAATTATATCGCCTACTTCGAGATTTTTCTTAAATTTAGCGTAATCCTCCTCACCTATGCTATCGCGAGAGTAATAAATTTGAATATTGCCGCTTTGATCTTCTATGTTTGCGAAGGTGGATTTGCCCGCGACGCGCTTTAGCTTTAACCTTCCGGCAAGGCTTACCTCCTCGCTCGCTTTTTTATCCTCGGTATCTTTTATGTAGCCGAATTTCTCTTTAAACTCGGCTATGCTCATATCTTTTTTTAGAAAGTGCGGATAGGGATTAGCCCCTAAATTCCGAAGTTCCGACGCCTTGTCTATCCTTTGGATTTCTAACTGGCTATCAAACAATCTACTTCCTTTTTACCGCGCATTCAGGGCAAATTCCATACAGCTGCATCATATGTCCCGTGAGCGTAAATCCGTGCTCTTTGGCGACGGCAAGCTGTTTGCGCTCGATAGTGGCGTCTTGAAATTCTATGATCTTATTGCAGCTTTTGCAGATTAGATGGTCGTGGTGAGGCTTGTTGGCAAGCTCAAATTTCTTACCCTGTGCGCCAAATGAGATCGACGTTGCCATACCTGAATCCTCAAGCAAATTTAAGGTACGATACACCGTCGCTATGCCTACGTTCAGCTCCGGAAATTTCGCTTTGATCTCGTTGTGAAGCGCCTCAGGTGTGAAGTGTTTGTTATTGTTATAAAGCGTGCGGAGCAAAACCTCGCGCTGCTTAGTATATTTTAAACCGCTAGCGGCAAGCGCCTTTTTAAACTCAACAATTAGAGCGTCAAACTCTAAATTTTCGATTTTTGCATTCATAATTTTGTCCTTTCTGTAGAATTTACTTCTGAACTGGCGTTAAAATCGCTAGGTTCAGTGCTTTGATTTTGATCCGAGTTCATACGGGTGGTAGAATTTTGATCTTTTAAGAGCTTATCATCCATCTTAGAACCGATAGAATCCAAGCTTTGTTTGATCTTCGGATCATCTTTGAGATTTAAAATCCAATTTCCGATTTTTAAGAAAATCGGCGCAGTTTTGCTGCTTTCAAAATACTTTTTAGTCTGTTCATTCATCGACATAGGACCGCTTGCAAGTGTAACAATAACGGCAAAAATCAAGAAAATTTTACTTACGCTAAACACAAAGCCGCCGATCTTATCGACAAATCCGAGTCCGCTCCATTTAAAGAATTTTGAAATGATTTCACCTATAATCAGACACGAGATCCATACGCCAAAAAGCACAGCGATAAAGCCGATGAGAACTTGCGTCGTGTCGCCCGAAAGCACGCCGTTTGCATTCTGCAAAGCTGGAATTTTGGCCGCAATCCACTCGCCTGCCATAGTTTTATAACGCATCGCGGCAAAAAGACCGCCGATGAGACCCAAAATTCCAAAAATTTCTTTAACGATGCCGTTGGTGATGCCGCGCAGTCCAAAGAGCACTACGAGTACTAAACAGCCGACGTCGAACCAATTAATACCTTCCATCAAGCACCCACCACGCCTATTAGCTCTTGTAGGTTAGTCGAATACCTAAATGCCGTGTCTTTTGAAATTTGATTTGCACGGATCGCTTTAACCATCGCTTGAGTTTGAGTTATCATACCAGTAGATTGCTGATTTAGCTGCATTTGAGAGTAAATTTGATGCACCTTGTTTTCGCGGATTAGATTTGCTACGGCATTGTTATTGAGCAAAATTTCATGGATCGCGATACGTCCGCCGCCAAGCTTTGGCAAAAGTGATTGCGAGATGACCGCGGTAAGTGACACGGAGAGCATATTTCGCACTTGGAGCTGCTCGCCGCCATCAAAGCTATCGATAATACGGTTGATCGTTTGCATCGCGGAGTTGGTGTGTAGCGTACCAAATACCAAGTGACCGGTCTCAGCCGCGGTAATGGCGATCGAGATAGTCTCTCTATCACGCATCTCACCAACTAGGATAATGTCCGGGTCCTCACGCAAGGCAAATTTTAATGCATTAGCGTAGGAATGGGTATCAGTGCCGATATTTCTGTGAGAGAAAAGCGCTTTTTTATTGGTATGGACGAACTCAACCGGATCTTCAACGGTGATGATGTGCTTGCGCTCTTTTTCGTTAATCTCGTTTAGCATCGCGGCAAGAGTAGTTGATTTACCACTACCGGTAGGTCCGGTAACCAAAATCATGCCTTTTTCGTGCTTGACTACCTCTTTAAAAATCGTAGGGGCTTTTAAATCATCCAGGCTAGGAATATCGATAGGAATAATACGAAATGCGGCAGCCAAATCGCCGTTCATAGTGTAGTAGTAATTTCCACGGAAGCGTCCGATATTAGGAAGCTCGATCGCAAAGTCGAGCTCTTTATTTTCCTCGAGCGCACTTTTTTGGGCATCGGTAATGAGCGCGTAGCAGATATACTCGATATCCGTGCCCTTAAGCGGATCCATAGCAAGTGGGCGCAATGTTCCGTCGATACGTATTTGAGGCGCCGAGCGCGAAACTAAGTGAAGGTCGCTCGCTTTGTTAAAAACGACGGTTTTTAGTAGGGTTTCGATATCTACTAAATTTCTTTGAACTTCTTCCATAAAATTCCTTTCAATCTATGATTTTCGGTACTACGAAGTAGCCACCTTCGGACTGCGGAGCATGCTTTAAGACGCTTTCTGCGACGTCGCTTTTGCGTGGAATATCTTTGCGAAACGGAGTACCGCCTTTCAGCGTAGTGATAGCCGCCTCGCCGCTTTGTAAATCCAGCTCATTTAGAATTTCTACAAAATCTACGATATTATTTAATTGACCTTTAAATTCTTCTCGCTTAGCATCTGGAATTTTAAGAGCGGATAGCCTTTCCAGCTTACTTAGCAAGGCGTCGTCTATTATCATAACTTTCCTTTTTCTGATAAATGCGACATTATATCATAAAAATTCTTTATCTTAGGCGGTATTTAAAATTTTTTATGCTACAATTACGCCGATTTTCTCAAACAAAGGACTGAATTTTGGCTTTAAAAGACGACATCGAAGGCGTGAAAAAAGAGATCGGCACAGAAGAGCAGTTTCTAGAAAGCGTCATAAAAAGTGAAATTTTCGTAAAAAAATATAAAAAGCCGCTGATATTTTTGGCTGCGGTTTTGATCGTAGCATTTATCGGATATTACACAAATGAATTTTTAAGCGATCGCCGCATAGCAAGTGCTAATGCGATCTATGACGAGCTGCTTAACAAGCGCGATGACGCTAAGCTAGCCGAGCTTAAGCAAAAAGATATAAATCTATA includes these proteins:
- a CDS encoding DUF4492 domain-containing protein — encoded protein: MFFGKILKFYAQGFASMKLGKTLWAVILIKLFIIFVLLKFFIFDENLDSKFKTDQEKIDFIYKNLTKE
- a CDS encoding shikimate dehydrogenase, with amino-acid sequence MDRFAVFGNPIAHSLSPLLHNYTIKFLALNAYYGRVLLQRGEELRAKFEALRLTGANVTVPFKLDALKACDVLSEAAQRIGSVNTLVLKGSALHGFNTDAQGFFCAILDFGEIRNALILGAGGTTRAIGYALGKNGVKFDILNRSTKDFNFGCEEFFTYENFKSKDYDLIVNATGAGLKDDALPAPEGVIDEILSRAKFAFDAIYGKQTPFLQAARAKNLPAKDGKEMLVNQGALAFNLFFGGKFDLAEIVALMSRAANLR
- a CDS encoding serine hydroxymethyltransferase, which gives rise to MSNLEKFDNEIFSLTNKELARQCDYLEMIASENFTYPEVMEAMGSVLTNKYAEGYPGKRYYGGCEFVDEIEQIAIDRCKKLFGCEFANVQPNSGSQANQGVYAAFLKPGDKILGMALSHGGHLTHGAKVSSSGKMYESFEYGVELDGRINYDKVLEIAQIVKPKMIVCGASAYTREIDFAKFRQIADSVGAFLFADVAHVAGLVVAGEHTNPFPHCHVVSSTTHKTLRGPRGGIIMTNDEEFAKKINSAIFPGIQGGPLMHVIAAKAVGFKHNLSPEWKVYAKQVKANARVLGETLVGRGFDLVSGGTDNHLILMSFLNRDFSGKDASAALENAGITTNKNTVPGETRSPFVTSGIRVGSPALTARGMKEKEFEFIGNKIADVLSDISNSKLQAQVKEEVRDLAHRFIIYDRAMY
- the lysS gene encoding lysine--tRNA ligase; amino-acid sequence: MFDSQLEIQRIDKASELRNLGANPYPHFLKKDMSIAEFKEKFGYIKDTEDKKASEEVSLAGRLKLKRVAGKSTFANIEDQSGNIQIYYSRDSIGEEDYAKFKKNLEVGDIILVRGYAFVTQTGEFSIHASKITLASKAICPLPEKFHGLVDIEMRYRQRYLDMIMNPEVREDFIKRSIIVSEIRSFFEKHGFLEVETPMMHPIAGGANAKPFITHHNALDVDRYLRIAPELYLKRLVVGGMEAVFEINRNFRNEGMDLTHNPEFTSIEFYWAWHDYNDAMNLTEELFKALFKRLGLGEILTYDEREIDFSKPFARIKYLDALTQIGGIEPQIVNDREKIIAKLKEDRFEVNEKLDLGHLQSELFDNYVEAKLINPTFIVDFPISISPLSRRSDENPQIAERFELYIAGKELANAFNELNDPLDQYARFKAQIDAKNAGDDEAHEMDEDYVRALSYAMPPTTGWGLGIDRLAMILLNKKSIRDVILFPAMRPLNLEKE
- a CDS encoding Fur family transcriptional regulator — protein: MNAKIENLEFDALIVEFKKALAASGLKYTKQREVLLRTLYNNNKHFTPEALHNEIKAKFPELNVGIATVYRTLNLLEDSGMATSISFGAQGKKFELANKPHHDHLICKSCNKIIEFQDATIERKQLAVAKEHGFTLTGHMMQLYGICPECAVKRK
- a CDS encoding CvpA family protein, coding for MEGINWFDVGCLVLVVLFGLRGITNGIVKEIFGILGLIGGLFAAMRYKTMAGEWIAAKIPALQNANGVLSGDTTQVLIGFIAVLFGVWISCLIIGEIISKFFKWSGLGFVDKIGGFVFSVSKIFLIFAVIVTLASGPMSMNEQTKKYFESSKTAPIFLKIGNWILNLKDDPKIKQSLDSIGSKMDDKLLKDQNSTTRMNSDQNQSTEPSDFNASSEVNSTERTKL
- a CDS encoding type IV pilus twitching motility protein PilT, coding for MEEVQRNLVDIETLLKTVVFNKASDLHLVSRSAPQIRIDGTLRPLAMDPLKGTDIEYICYALITDAQKSALEENKELDFAIELPNIGRFRGNYYYTMNGDLAAAFRIIPIDIPSLDDLKAPTIFKEVVKHEKGMILVTGPTGSGKSTTLAAMLNEINEKERKHIITVEDPVEFVHTNKKALFSHRNIGTDTHSYANALKFALREDPDIILVGEMRDRETISIAITAAETGHLVFGTLHTNSAMQTINRIIDSFDGGEQLQVRNMLSVSLTAVISQSLLPKLGGGRIAIHEILLNNNAVANLIRENKVHQIYSQMQLNQQSTGMITQTQAMVKAIRANQISKDTAFRYSTNLQELIGVVGA
- the gatC gene encoding Asp-tRNA(Asn)/Glu-tRNA(Gln) amidotransferase subunit GatC produces the protein MIIDDALLSKLERLSALKIPDAKREEFKGQLNNIVDFVEILNELDLQSGEAAITTLKGGTPFRKDIPRKSDVAESVLKHAPQSEGGYFVVPKIID